In Blastocatellia bacterium, the DNA window GAACGATCCCCTGCGGTCGCAACTGTTCGGCGCGGTCTTTGAGTTCACGCGCCATCTGATGGCCGGGCGGATCGCCGGATTCGAGAACTATCGCGTCGAGAGAGCGACGCCACTGGCCCGCGAGGAAGACCTCCTGATTCCCATCAGCGATAACCTCCTTCAGGCATTCATTGACTTCGTCACGGCGCGTCCCGACTTCGGCCTCGCGGAGAAGACCATCCGGGCGCATCTGGACTATGTGAGGGACAAGCTCCAGGAGGAGATCGCCACCGCCCGCTACGGAATTGATACGAGCACCCGTCTGACATTGCTGCATGATGAACAAACGACCCGCGCCATCCAGGCTCTGCCCCAGGCCAAACAGCTCGTTGAAACCATGCGTCACGGGAAACGAGTCCGCTCCTGAGCGGCTGATGAAAGCCCACCCAAACAACCGGGCGCGTGGAAAGGTGAGCATGACGGCAGTGGGACTACTCGCGGGGTATGTAATTCTGCTGCTCACCGCTCTGAGAGAAACTCCCGGCATTCAGGTGAGCGGAGCATCCTCGAACCCGCCGGCGCGCCTGGATGAGATCATCAGTCGGCTCCAGGTGAAATACTCGCGGGTGAGAAGCCTGGCCGCCGACTTCATTCAGATGTATCGGGCTCCCGGCGTCCGGATGCGACGCGAAGAGGGTCGCGTGATTCTCGCCCGAGGACGGAAGATGCGCTGGCACTATACGAACCCGGAGGAGAAATTTTTCATCTCCGATGGCCACACGGTTTATCTCTACGTCCCGCGCGAGCGCTACGTCACCAAAGCCAGGATTACCGAACATCAGGACATCAAAGCCTCGTTTGCCTTCTTCCTGGGCGATCTTAACTTGCGCAAGATGTTCGCCCTCATCGAGTGGGCCGAAAGCGAGCCGCCGCTTGATCCCGGCGATCTCGTCCTCCGATTCATCCCCAGAAATCCCCGCCTGGGGGTCGCTGAAGTGATCGTCGAGGTCGCTCCCGAGACGCTGGAATTACGCCGCCTCTCGCTGCGTGAGTTCGACGGCGCACGGTCGGATTTTTTCTTCTCCAACGTGCGAGAGAATATCGCCGTATCCCGATCCACCTTTCTCTTTGCCATTCCGCCGGGCGTTCAGGTGGTGGAAGCCCGGTAGTGTGGGCTTTCCCGGCTCTGCCCTTTCCCGAACGGGGACGTCTGCGCTACTTTTTAGTGTAGTGCGGGCCTTCGAGCCTGTGCCCTTCGCCAGACGCGAAAGCCTGCGCTCCGTGTGGTGAGCGACGATGTTTGTTGATGTTGCAGTACCGGTGAAGATGACCGGGACGTTCACCTACCGTCTGCCCGACGGGATGGGAGCGGCGCTCGGCGCGCGCGTCGTCGTTCCGTTCGGCAAGAAGCTGATGACGGGATTTATCGTCGCCGTTCACGAAGACCTGCCGCCGGATCTCTCGGAGGTCTCGATCAAACCGATTGCGCGACTGGTGGATGAAGAGCCGCTGGTCACCGAGGAGATCCTCGATCTCACGCGCTGGGTGGCGGAGTACTACTTCGCTCCCTGGGGCGACGTCATTCAGGCCGCGGTTCCGTCCGGAATGCGCCTGGCTTCGGAAGTGAGCGTCTCGATCACGGAAGCCGGTCGGCAGGCGCTGGCGGCAATGACACCGACGCGGCTGAAGCTGTCGGCGCGCGCACAGGCGCTGGAGATGCTCGGTCAGGTTGAGTCGCTTCCCCTCACGCGATGGGAGAAGAAGTTCGGCAAGACGCGGGCGAAAGCCATTCTCCGCGAACTGGAACGGAAGGGGTACGTTCGCACCCGATATGACATCGGCGGGCCTCAGGTGAAGCCGAAGCTGCAAGAGCTGGTGGCATTATCCGATGGGCCTCGGTCGGAGACACGCCGGTCGCCTCAGGCGGCACGGGTACTCGACATCCTCGCCGCCGCCGAGCACCCGATCCCTCTGAGCGAGCTGGCCGCCCGTGCCGGAGTCACCCCCGCGCTCATTCGTCGCCTGGCCGCGCGCCAGCAGGTCACGATCCTCCGCCGCGCGATTCGACGCGATCCTTTCGTTCGCACGGGTGAGACTCCGCCGCTGCAATGGTTCGAGCTGACGGCGGAACAGGCGGCTGCTCTGGCCGAGATCGAGAAGAAGCTCGACGAAGGCACCTACGCCACCTTCCTCCTTCACGGCGTGACCGGAAGCGGAAAAACCGAGGTCTACATTC includes these proteins:
- a CDS encoding outer membrane lipoprotein carrier protein LolA — protein: MKAHPNNRARGKVSMTAVGLLAGYVILLLTALRETPGIQVSGASSNPPARLDEIISRLQVKYSRVRSLAADFIQMYRAPGVRMRREEGRVILARGRKMRWHYTNPEEKFFISDGHTVYLYVPRERYVTKARITEHQDIKASFAFFLGDLNLRKMFALIEWAESEPPLDPGDLVLRFIPRNPRLGVAEVIVEVAPETLELRRLSLREFDGARSDFFFSNVRENIAVSRSTFLFAIPPGVQVVEAR